The Deltaproteobacteria bacterium genome includes a region encoding these proteins:
- a CDS encoding DUF1598 domain-containing protein, with translation MANNNRLLKIVRVGLIITFFLIVFYPQKGLAGGRAVSLKVLQQKVKSCVTHQDCPENIVELCGLKEINGFAIDEKIGDIILVGKVDFTSPPLYLEDFVISLRNAQGKYSPYSPPGCSIDPTPETLKQLQWIRKKVANYSTRETERFLEQWHTICIQPEQVRVIGIPFDTHFAKVMVKADYYMKRVVDNSALLGIEGFEDLSDMTLNKVKGDCIRGQPVSLSPSLNRFWFFPGNVLYVKNKGIVIIKQCQIRLLTEEEFLAKTGEVTSTGYPDPLAKRFAENFTAKYKQIAEEKPIYVELESLFRFIALARAINHENAISKTGINLHYLLNQYPITETYVGRTLPGISHVKSCEISHGSHGSCSIGKLWLPSCGGVSMDIKITKDNFAPDKTGEILEIKKTIIRGKPSPNALYWDF, from the coding sequence ATGGCTAATAATAATAGATTACTAAAAATAGTCAGAGTGGGTCTAATAATAACCTTTTTTTTAATCGTATTTTATCCACAGAAGGGGCTTGCTGGAGGGCGAGCTGTTTCTCTTAAAGTTTTACAACAAAAAGTTAAGAGTTGTGTGACTCACCAAGATTGCCCTGAGAATATTGTTGAGCTTTGCGGATTAAAAGAGATAAATGGGTTTGCTATAGATGAAAAAATTGGAGACATTATTCTTGTCGGAAAAGTTGATTTTACTTCTCCTCCACTTTATCTGGAAGATTTTGTTATTTCTCTTAGGAATGCTCAGGGGAAATATAGCCCTTATTCACCTCCTGGTTGTTCTATTGATCCTACTCCTGAAACATTAAAGCAACTTCAGTGGATTAGAAAAAAAGTTGCCAATTATTCTACAAGAGAAACAGAAAGATTTCTTGAACAATGGCACACTATCTGTATCCAACCCGAACAAGTACGGGTTATTGGTATTCCATTTGATACTCATTTTGCTAAGGTAATGGTAAAAGCCGACTACTATATGAAGAGAGTGGTAGATAATTCTGCTCTTTTAGGAATTGAGGGGTTTGAAGACCTTAGTGATATGACCTTAAATAAAGTTAAAGGGGATTGTATTCGGGGTCAACCTGTTTCTTTATCTCCTTCACTTAATAGATTCTGGTTTTTCCCTGGCAATGTTTTATATGTAAAAAACAAGGGAATAGTAATTATCAAACAATGTCAGATAAGACTTTTAACTGAAGAAGAATTTCTTGCCAAGACAGGAGAGGTGACGAGTACTGGTTATCCTGACCCATTAGCTAAAAGATTTGCAGAGAATTTCACTGCAAAATATAAACAGATAGCAGAGGAAAAACCAATTTATGTTGAGCTTGAATCTCTCTTTAGGTTTATTGCTCTGGCCAGAGCAATAAATCACGAAAATGCCATCTCAAAAACAGGAATTAACCTCCATTATTTGTTAAATCAATATCCTATAACAGAAACTTATGTTGGTCGCACTCTCCCCGGTATTTCTCATGTCAAGAGTTGCGAGATCAGCCATGGTTCACATGGAAGCTGCTCTATAGGTAAACTATGGCTTCCAAGTTGTGGTGGAGTCTCTATGGATATCAAAATCACTAAAGATAATTTTGCGCCAGACAAAACAGGAGAAATCCTTGAGATTAAAAAAACAATTATAAGGGGAAAGCCATCCCCGAATGCATTGTATTGGGATTTTTGA
- a CDS encoding phosphoribosylanthranilate isomerase yields the protein MAYVRLKVCGITNEEDIKICAQAGVDALGFVVEYPIDVPWNINGLYAKKLLSLVPPFVTSVLVTGGENKKIIALVRLLKPDCVQIHWRKNPDETKELVDVTKKEGIKTIQVLRINTNINETDSETKEFIAASKAYASTGIDALLVDAFTEEKPGGTGISLSFKLLRKIRENINIPLIIAGGINPSNVKKYIEYVKPFAIDVITGVEKEKGKKDKEKVEELVKILRRT from the coding sequence GTGGCTTATGTCCGATTGAAGGTCTGCGGCATAACAAACGAAGAAGATATAAAAATTTGTGCTCAAGCGGGGGTTGATGCTTTAGGATTTGTAGTTGAATATCCAATAGATGTGCCCTGGAACATCAATGGGCTTTATGCAAAAAAGCTTTTGTCTCTTGTCCCGCCATTTGTAACCTCAGTTCTGGTGACAGGTGGAGAAAATAAGAAAATTATTGCTCTGGTGAGACTTTTAAAGCCTGATTGCGTTCAAATCCACTGGAGAAAAAATCCTGATGAAACAAAAGAACTTGTTGATGTTACCAAAAAAGAAGGAATAAAAACTATTCAGGTTTTGAGGATTAATACTAACATTAATGAGACAGATTCCGAAACAAAGGAATTCATTGCTGCTTCAAAGGCATATGCTTCAACCGGCATTGATGCTTTGCTTGTTGATGCTTTCACAGAAGAGAAACCGGGTGGCACAGGCATATCTTTGAGCTTCAAACTTTTAAGAAAAATAAGGGAAAATATAAACATCCCATTGATCATAGCGGGGGGAATAAATCCATCTAATGTTAAAAAATATATAGAATATGTAAAACCATTTGCCATAGATGTGATAACTGGTGTGGAAAAAGAAAAAGGAAAGAAAGACAAAGAAAAGGTTGAAGAGCTAGTGAAAATCCTAAGGAGAACGTAA